One stretch of Clupea harengus chromosome 2, Ch_v2.0.2, whole genome shotgun sequence DNA includes these proteins:
- the lrrfip1a gene encoding leucine-rich repeat flightless-interacting protein 2 codes for MGSLYEDSIYSSSSSRRYGGNAARVSSEYSGFLGSSSRTSSRASSACASPVEDCGGSVASFLRSAASTSGLPRDLDHVTIPDVDDRLERDYLEKGSRASSLSSATLASLGGTSSRRGSGDTSITADTEASIREIKEIHELKDQIQDVEAKYMQSLKELKDTLTEMEEKYRKAMVSNAQLDNDKCNLMYQVDIQKDSLMELEELLFEIRREYEEKAKELEREKHAHSILQFQFNELKHTLKQSEELLTEIRQLHLQQEGNVREIADLQETLEWKDKKIGALERQKEYSDAIRNERDELRDEVVQLKDILKKHGIVLGPDLSTNGETGESVLDGPGQADTDTKTSPTEGSSILEIRLRKLVDERENLIEQVKNLKAQMEQRKPRNGTDNGSSPEGEVLENGDANRLISDLKFKVVKSEQEVTALEQNISRLEGQVTRYKSASENAEKIEDDLKAEKRKMQRELRSALDKVDELEASNSHLNKRLEKMKVGRGNATSPQ; via the exons ATG GGGTCTCTGTATGAAGACAGcatttacagcagcagcagctcacgGCGATACGGTGGCAACGCCGCCCGCGTA TCGTCCGAGTACAGTGGTTTCTTGGGCTCCAGCTCCAGGACGTCCTCCAGGGCCAGTTCAGCCTGTGCCAGCCCAGTG GAGGACTGCGGCGGCTCGGTGGCCAGCTTTCTGCGCAGCGCTGCCAGCACCAGTGGCCTGCCGAGGGACCTGGACCATGTGACCATCCCAGAC GTGGATGATCGGTTAGAGAGAGACTACTTGGAGAAg GGGTCTCGAGCTTCATCCCTATCTTCAGCGACCCTTGCATCACTGGGCGGGACTTCCTCACGGAGGGGCAGTGGCGACACTTCCATCACTGCTGATACGGAGGCCTCCATACGAGAGATCAAG GAGATTCACGAACTTAAGGATCAGATCCAAGATGTGGAGGCCAAATATATGCAGAGCCTCAAAGAACTCAAG GACACTCtcacagagatggaggagaaataTCGTAAAGCCATGGTGTCCAATGCCCAGCTAGACAACGACAAATGCAACCTGATGTACCAGGTAGACATTCAGAAGGACTCGCTcatggagctggaggagctgctgtTTGAGATCCGCCGAGAATACGAGGAAAAGGCCAAG GAACTGGAGCGGGAGAAACATGCCCATAGCATACTGCAGTTCCAGTTCAATGAGCTcaagcacacactgaagcagaGTGAGGAACTATTAACG GAGATTCGTCAGCTGCATCTCCAGCAGGAAGGCAATGTTAGGGAGATCGCTGACCTGCAGGAAACTCTGGAGTGGAAAGATAAAAAAATTGGG GCCTTAGAGAGGCAGAAGGAGTATTCTGATGCGATCCGAAATGAGCGGGATGAGCTCAGGGATGAGGTTGTCCAACTGAAAGATATTTTGAAG AAACATGGTATTGTCCTTGGACCAGACTTGAGCACCAACGGGGAGACAGGAGAGTCTGTGCTTGACGGACCAGGTCAGGCAGACACCGACACCAAGACATCACCCACAGAAGGAAGTAGCATACTTG AGATCCGCTTGAGAAAACTGGTGGATGAGAGGGAGAACCTCATAGAACAG gtGAAAAACCTGAAAGCACAAATGGAGCAGAGAAAACCGAGAAATGGGACAGACAATGGGTCTAGCCCTGAGGGAGAGGTCTTGGAGAATG GAGATGCCAACAGGCTCATTAGTGACCTCAAATTTAAGGTTGTGAAATCAGAGCAAGAAGTTACTGCTCTGGAACAAAAT ATCTCCCGGTTGGAAGGTCAGGTGACACGGTACAAATCGGCATCGGAAAATGCTGAGAAAATAGAGGACGACCTTAAAGCTGAGAAACGCAAGATGCAGAGAGAG cttCGCTCAGCTTTGGATAAGGTGGATGAACTGGAGGCGAGCAACAGCCACTTGAACAAACGGCTGGAGAAGATGAAGGTTGGTCGTGGAAACGCAACGAGTCCGCAGTGA